ACCCGCCAATGTTTGATACGTTAACGATTGTTGAACTCCTGGTGCTGAACTGGTTGCTGGATGTGAAGGATAGTTACCACCTGTAGTGGCGCCTCCCACATTATCAACATTTCTACCTGCTGATGTTTCAGTAGACCCCCCTGCACCATTATCACTACCCAAACTTGATGTTGGAGGTGGTGAAGAACTCAAGAAACTATCAACATTATccagttttgatttcttcaaatctttAACTAATGAGTGATTCTCCTTCATTAATAAATAAGCATCCAatatttcattcttttgcAGTTGTGGTGATGAATGTTTATTACATTTCTCAATtatattgataatttcatcaCGATCATATCCCATTGTTACATTCAAAGCTCTAataacatcttcatcaatatcaatctttttatGTTTACTCTTGGATAAATCTGGTGGTAATAAATAATCAGGCATACCCTGTTTGAACCATTCATCTTCCATAATTTCATGTATAGTAATTCTATTCAATGGATTGACCACCAACATTCTTGTCAAAATATGTTTAGCTCCTGAACTCAAATAACTAGGCAATGTATAAACCCCGTTACTAATCTTTTTAAATAATGCAGgaataaattcatcatcaaatggtAATCTACCACATAACATCACATATAAGATAACCCCAGCTGACCAAACATCAACTTCAGGTCCAGCATATAATTTACCAGATATAACTTCAGGTGCAGCGTAATTAGGAGAACCACAACtagttttcaaaaaattacCATCAGTCATAATATTACTTAAACCAAAATCAGCAATTTTaacattcaattgatcatcTAATAACAAATTTTCCGGTTTCAAATCTCGATGGACAATCTTGTGTCGATGACAATATTCAACAGCAGCAATaatttgttggaaaaaCCGTCTAGCTTCATCTTCAGGCATTTTACCTCGTTGAACAATATAATCAAATAACTCTTTACCAGCATATTCAATAACCATTATGATATCATCTTTGGATTTTATAACATCATAAAGTTTAATAATATGAGGATGTCTTAATAAACGTAAATACGAAATTTCTCGTTCAATTCTACCTTGCATATCTGACTTGGCTAGGGTTTTACGATTAATGATCTTGAGGGCAACTTTTTGACCAGTAACTGTATGTTGGGCTAATTTGACTTTACCAAATGATCCTTCACCAAGTGTTTTAAGTACCTGATATTTCCCAATGTAGTTGGCAGTATTGGCATTTTGATCCTTATGGTGGTGGTGTccatgatgatgatgatggtggtgatgttgctgttgctgttgctgttgctgttgctgttgtgaTTGCGGTTGTAGATTACTATATTGAGGTTGAggttgttgaattatttgttgaggttgctgctgttgttgggTCAGTTGTTGATCCACTTGCATATCATTGGATTCAGACATATTGTAAAAATATTTAGTAAGTCTAACCCCCTCTATCTGATACAGGTTGTGTTTGGAGAAACAATAGATTAGATCACTAGACGGAGTTGTAATACGTAGAGACCAATTTTGCTGTTCAGATTTTCGGAGGgattattgttgaatgagaGAATGCGTGTGACTAATTTTACAGAgtgtcaattgttttcaaatcgCGACACCAACCgaagttttgcaacacgcttcatcatcatcaccaatacAATACACATCAAACAAGGTATGTCCTGTAAAAATTCATGCTGAAAGTATGCAAATTTTGTAATTAGATTCATCAAGCTCTCTGTGCTGTGCGCCCGTTTACACTTTGTATAATATGGCATGCAGAGTTCTTTGTACAGACTTTGTCTGtatgattttcaaaaaggtGTTATTCGTCTATTATATCGCAAGCTTCATCTAAGTAATTTAAAGCTCTGACGGAAGGGGAAGTTCACTCATGACACCATTTCCAACAGACAAATGGTTTGCCTGCTTATGGGCTGTTTATGTGTCCACCTAAAGTTTCATTACCCTAAAAGATACCCCCTACTTACTGATACAATTAATAAAAGGAAAAGCGCCAAGAGTGGGGATAGAAGTAAGAAcgaaagaaaagaattaGAGTGTAGATAGCTATATATTGCTTGGTGCTAGTAAGACTAGTTGAAATACTTTAAACGAGGAATATAGATCGTAGTTTTGTCCTAGTCCTTTGCCAGACCTAAACTATACCTAAcctcttcttttccaaagaATCATTAGTTCACGACTTACTTCTTGTTATGCCCTTTAGATAGTGACCATTACCAAAACTCAGACGACATTTCATGGTCTTGTATTTCCCTAATTGCTAATAcacaattcaaaacaatgtGATGTGTACCTATAAACACAAATACTACATATAAACACTGTACATATCCTTTTCTCCACTTtgtcaattcaaatgaCAAACATATATGTGTGTTGATTACGAATACTGATAGTACCCTCCCCCAATTTTTATCAAACGCACACATATACAAACAGTAGCAAAACGGATATTCAGCCTAAACCCAACAAAGTTTACATTGTGATCCAATgatattcttttgatcttgaGGTTTACGCCAGATACTGACAGACAACTCAAACAAACACCCACTTTCTAATATAACCTTCTCTTTCTCAAAATCCCCCGTTTGTTGGTTCAcccatttccaaaacacTCAGATATCTAAATTGGGTGCGTGTCTTAAAAGAGTCTTCAAACACTCCCCATAATTGAAACCACCAAAATTATAATCAACActttgcaaccaaatttcaacacTCACACACAACCCCCAACTGTCATACATATATTACTACACACC
The Candida orthopsilosis Co 90-125, chromosome 5 draft sequence genome window above contains:
- a CDS encoding Snf1 protein (similar to C. parapsilosis CPAR2_303310 and C. albicans SNF1 similar to S. cerevisiae Snf1p, regulator of sugar metabolism), with protein sequence MSESNDMQVDQQSTQQQQQPQQIIQQPQPQYSNLQPQSQQQQQQQQQQQHHHHHHHHGHHHHKDQNANTANYIGKYQVLKTLGEGSFGKVKLAQHTVTGQKVALKIINRKTLAKSDMQGRIEREISYLRLLRHPHIIKLYDVIKSKDDIIMVIEYAGKELFDYIVQRGKMPEDEARRFFQQIIAAVEYCHRHKIVHRDLKPENLLLDDQLNVKIADFGLSNIMTDGNFLKTSCGSPNYAAPEVISGKLYAGPEVDVWSAGVILYVMLCGRLPFDDEFIPALFKKISNGVYTLPSYLSSGAKHILTRMLVVNPLNRITIHEIMEDEWFKQGMPDYLLPPDLSKSKHKKIDIDEDVIRALNVTMGYDRDEIINIIEKCNKHSSPQSQKNEILDAYLLMKENHSLVKDLKKSKSDNVDSFLSSSPPPTSSLGSDNGAGGSTETSAGRNVDNVGGATTGGNYPSHPATSSAPGVQQSLTYQTLAGVPDLSQLPNSTIAILPTSLPSIHRAFMSEHQANPQQQYQPTPTKKSKTRWHFGIRSRSYPLDVMGEIYRALKNLGAEWAKPTEEELWTIRVRWKYDVNTNTTSDEAQSRTPNLMKMQIQLFQLEPNNYLVDFKFDGWESEEDQAGISNNEEKSAVRDPHRHQDLDEVGSFSAYPFLHLATRLIMELAVNSQSA